The following is a genomic window from Lysinibacillus sp. JNUCC-52.
AGAACAGCGGTCAATGTATGTAACGGGCTTACCATTTGCAAACGTTAATAAAATTTCAGCATTTGCTGGTGCATGATGATAGCCGCGAGCAAAAAAGCCTGCAACCCCTTTTTTAAATGTCATATCTTCAGTTAAAACTCCATCGAAAATAACAGATTGCTCTGTTGGAAAAACTTCATAATCTTTGAAATTTTGAATGTGTTGGGGCATAAATGGGCCACAACCTGGCAACCATTCTCGGAATAAATGCCCGCAGTATACAACGATTTTTTTGTTTGCTAAAAATGCTGCAATTTTTTCACGTTGTAAATATAGCCATTCTTGGTCTATAAAATTGGGAATAAAAAGAACATCTACATCGTCCAAATTAACTTGTGGAAAATCATATTGATCTATGATTTTTGCTTCGTTACCTGTATCTCTCTGCATGCGACCGTTAACACCAAAAGCATGTCCTGGGTCTAGTTTTAGCATCGTATATGGAATGCTCATAAACATATCCTCCTAGTAAAATAATTAAATACCCAATCATTTTTTGGTAATAAATAATATTAAAAAAACATTTAAAATGCTATGTAAATATTGTTTGACCAAAAATATGTTGCGAATATTAGAATTCTATAAAAAGCAAATTGACATTGAGAATCATTATCAATATACTGTTATATATATTCTATTGCAAATGATAATCATTTTCAATATATTTTCAAAAGAAAGTAGGGAATGCCGTGAAACCAATTGCGTATATCGGTATTGATATTCAATTTGCTAGGTTGTCAGATGAGGATCGTAGGCGCGGACTTACATTTTTATATTTATACGATTTGCCGTATGCAGATTTACGTGCTTATGCGGGTCTCATTATTACGAATCTAGTAGAGGAGCAGTTTTTGTTAGAGCATAAAGCTATGCTGGAGCAGTATTTAAAACAGGGTGGCGTAATTTTTTCGCTAACTGAGACATCATTACCTTGGTTAGTAGGTGTGCCTAACTGGAAACGGTCGCCAATTCCATTGAAGGATCGTGAAATCGTTATAAAAGATTCTGCCCATCCATTATTTGCGGGAATTGATGCATATGACATTAACTATCGCAAAGGTGTTAGGGGCTTTTTCTCACGCGGATATTTTGAAAAAGTTCCATTGCATGCAGAGATTCTTGTGACTGACCAAAGTGGAGCAGTCCTTATTTATGTAGATCATGATTCAACAAATGGAACAATCTTTGCGGGTGCAGGAACAGATATATATCGTGTGTTCATTGACGAAGATAATACCTCTCGTCAATTAAGTGTGCAAATGCTTGCATGCATCCGTGCAGAATATGTACGCAATCAAGCGAAAGGAGCTCAAATACAATGATTGGGATTGTCACAAATGGACTACCATTTCAAAATCGCTTTTTTGCAGAGGAGGAATTTCATTATTTATATGATGATATTTTACATATTCGAGAGCTGCATCGGTATGATTTAGCAAATTACGATACGTTAATTTTATCTTGCCGTTTAGATATTCCTCATTTAAAACGTTATCAATCACAGCTTTTAGCGTTCATTGAATCAGGTAAGCGGCTCATTATTTTTGGTGAGATTTTGGATAATTGGTTTCCTACGATTGATTGGCAAGATTCTGAGGTGAATTTTAGCTGGTGGGTGCGAGATGGTGGAGACTTGCCAATGACTGAGCAAAATATGACACACCCATTGTTTAAATACGTAACACTCCGTGATTTAAAATGGCATTATCATGGCTCGTTTTTACCGCCAGAAGGTGCTCAGTCTTTACTTGATATACCTAATGGTCGCTCACTATTTTATGTCGACAATGTAAGCTTTAACGGAGAATTAGTCTTAACAACACTTGACCCTATGTTTCATATAGGACTAGGTTTTATTGATCAATCAAAACCGTTTTTACACGGGATAGCAAAATGGCTCAGAGAGGAAGAAGGACAATGAAAAAATACGGATTTCTAGCAACATTAGCATTAGCGGCAATGCTAGCAGCGTGTGGCGATAAAGATGAGGGGGCAGTAACAGAACAACCGTCTGAAACTTCTGATGTGCAAACAACGGCTGAAGAAAAAGTTGTGACAGACCAACTAGGTAGAGAAGTGACAATACCTGGAAAAATTGAACGGGTTGTAACAGGAGGCATATTGCCTTATTTTTCTACATGGTATGTAGCGACAAACTCTACAAAAGAGATAGTGGGTATGCACCCCAATTCATATAATGCTGCGAAAAACTCTATTCTATCAAAAATTTCACCAGATGTGTTAAATGCAGAAACGTCTTATATTCAAAATGGTGAGGTGAATGTTGAGGAATTACTAAAGATTGATCCCCAACTGTATGTAGAAATTTCAACAAATGAAGATTCAATTAACAAAGTAACAGAAGCGGGTATTCCTGTTGTTGCGGTAAAAGCAATTGATGCCGCAGCCGCTGAACCATTAGCAACATTCAATAGCTGGCTAACATTAACAAGTAAAATAACTGGAACAACTGATCGTGCGGACCGTTTTTTACAAGAGGGCAAAAAGGTGCAGTCTGAACTTGATGCCAAATTAAAAGATATAGCAAAAGAGGACAAGCCACGTGCATTAATATTATTTATGCATAATGATAAGTCCATTACGGTAGGTGGTAGCAACTTCTTCGGCAATCAATGGCTAAACGCAACGGGTGCAATAGATGTTGCTGAAAAGGATGTACAAGGAAGAAAAGAAGTAAATATGGAACAAATTTACTCTTGGAATCCTGATATTATTTACATTACAAACTTTACGGAAACACAGCCCGAAGATTTACTTGAAAATAAAGTGGATGGACAGGACTGGAGTCAGGTAAAAGCAGTGCAAGATGGAAAGGTTTATAAAATTCCATTAGGTATATATCGCTGGTTCCCACCAAGTGGCGATGCACCGCTAATGCTAAAATGGATGGCTCAAAAAAATCATCCAGCGTTATTTACGTATAAGATTGAAGATGAAATTAAAACGTATTACAAAGACTTCTATGAATTTGACGTAACAGATGAGGAAATCCATGATATATTAAACCCTTCTTCTGACGCGGCGAAATATTAAGGATTGATAGTTAGATGAAGAAGTGGATTATTGCATTGTTATGGTTGCTACCATTTTTGGTAGCAATCGTTTCACTCGGTGTTGGTCGTTTTGAAGTAGGTCTTGACCATATAATAAAAATTTTAACATCACAATTGTTCCCAATTGAACAAACATGGACAAAGATGGAAGAAACAGTTGTGATGAATGTCCGTTTACCTCGTATTTTGCTCGCTCTTCTCATTGGTGGAGGGTTAGCAATAGCAGGTGCAGGATTTCAAGGTATGTTTGGCAACCCGCTAGTTTCGCCAGATATTTTAGGTGTTTCAGCAGGTGCGGGTTTTGGTGCATCATTAGGTATTTTATTATTTGGCCAAAATTTTTCTGCACAAATAATGGCATTACTTTTCGGTTTAGGTGCGATTGGCTTTACATTTTTAGTAGCAGGTGCAAAAAAGAATGCGCCTATTTTTATGTTCGTATTGGCTGGTGTTGTCACATCTGCCCTTTTTAATGCTTTGATTTCCCTTATCAAATTTGTGGCAGACCCAGAGGAGAAGTTACCAGCCATTACCTATTGGCTAATGGGGAGTCTCGGTACTGCAACCTATAAAGATCTATATATTGGTGGCCCATTAATTTTAATAGGTATTCTACTCCTCTATTTACTGCGTTGGCGAATAAATATTTTAACATTGCCAGAGGATGAAGCAAAGTCCATGGGGATTCCAGTCGCACGTTTAAAATGGCTCGTAATTTTTGGAGCAACACTAATAACAGCGGCATCTGTAGCTGTAGCGGGCATCGTAGGTTGGGTTGGTTTAATTATTCCACATGTTGCACGCATGCTTGTCGGTAATAACAATCAATTTGTTCTACCTGTGTCTGTTGCAATCGGTAGTGTGTACTTATTAATTATCGATGATTTAGCACGCTCACTAACAGCAACAGAAATTCCATTGTCCATTTTAACAGCCATTATTGGTGCACCATTTTTTGCTTATTTATTACGTCGTTCAGGAGGTGGCTGGGGATGAAAATAGAAGTGGTCGATGGCAATTACTATTATGAGAAGCGCCGCACCAAAATGCCTCATTTATATGCAAAAGATATTAATTTTACATTAGCATCAGGTGAAATAATGGCTATTCTTGGACCGAATGGTGCAGGGAAAACAACTATGCTAAAGTGTATTACAGGTCTTCTCGATTGGAAAAAAGGCAAGACATTGATAGACGGTAAACCTCTTAGCGCAATGGACCGTAAAGAGTTGTGGAAGCGAGTTGGCTATGTACCTCAGGCGCATAAGATGGTATTTGGCTTTACTGTGGAAGAGCTAGTTGTCATGGGGCGTGCGCCATATATTAGTACATTGGCGCAGCCTTCAGCCAAGGATATGGAAGCGGCTCATGCAGCACTGAACACAATTGGAATAACCCATCTTGCTAAAAAATCATGTAATGAAATTAGCGGAGGAGAGCTACAATTGGCTTTAATTGCTCGTACGCTCGTGTCTAATCCTGAGGTTTTAATATTAGATGAACCCGAATCACATTTGGATATTCAAAAGCAAATTGTTATATTACAAACGATAAAGCGCTTATCTAAAGAGCGAGGTATTTCTTGCATCATTAATACCCACTATCCAAACCATGCCTTTTATCTTGCAGATCGTGTATTAATGACAGCGAAAGAAAAGGATGTTATATACGGCGATGTACAGGAGGTAATGACTGAGTCTCGAATGAAGGAATTTTTCGGTATAGAGCTAAAAAAAATAATTTACGAGGAAGAGGATTATTTCGTTGAAACGATGGTTCCTCGCGCACTAGGACAAAATGTGATATAAGTGCCTGTCACCTTAAATGTAAAAACACGGTCCCCTGCAGTGGAGGAGACCGTGTTTTCATTGTTTATGGGAAGGATTTCAATTGGGAGAAATTCGAGCAACTATACGTTGAAAATTTTCCCTGGATTCATAATGTTATGTGGATCGAGCGCTGTCTTAATGCTTTTCATAACAAGTAGGGAGGCACCGTGCTCCATCGATTGGTATTTCATTTTACCAATACCTACACCGTGTTCGCCTGTACAAGTTCCTCCGCGAAGCAGCGCATATTGCACAATATGCTCATTGAAACGGTCCGCTTGCGCACGTTCGTTTGAATCTGTCGGGTCCAACATTAACAATGCATGGAAATTCCCATCTCCAACATGTCCGACAATTCCTCCTGCTAAACCGACGTTGTTTAACTGTTCGCGGGCATACAAAATGGTCTCTGCCAATTTTGAAATCGGAACACAAACATCTGTTGACATAAGCTTTTTCCCTGGATACGCATGAATATATGCATAGGCTAATGTATGTCGCGCCTCCCATAGCTTATTACGAGCTGCGTTGTCTTGCTCAAACTCGACAGACGTACAGCCGAAATCCTCAAAAATTTCTGTAGCAAATGCAATATCAGCTTGCATACCTGCATCATTACCGTGGAACTCTAAAAACAGCGTCGGTTTTTCATCATAAGAAGTTTCATTATAAATATTAACTTGTGTAATAGACGCTTCATCGACTAACTCGACACGACCAATGGAAATGCCAGCCTGCAATAATGCGGCTACTGCACTAACTGCATCGCCAACTGTTTCAAATACAGCACGACCTGCAGTGACAAATTCCGGAATACCATAAACTTGCAATGTTAGCTCTGTAAAACAGCCTAGTGTACCTTCAGAACCAACAAATAAGCCATTTAAGTGATAGCCTGACGATGATTTGGCTGCTAAATTTCCAGTATGTATAACAGTACCGTCTGCCAGTACCACTTCTAAATCACGCACTTGGTCGCGCATAACACCATATCGAACAGCAGTAGTACCGCTGGCATTTGTTGCTGCCATTCCTCCAAGTGTCGCATCTGCTCCTGGATCTACCGTAAATTGAAGGCCGTGTTTTTTTAATTCTTTATTTAATTGTGCACGTGTTACACCTGGTTGCACTTTCACTAGTAAATCTTCTGGGCGAATATCTAAAATTGTATTCATTTCAGAAAAATCGATAGAAATACCGTTAGCAATCGGAATAGCATTTCCTTCTAAACTGGAGCCAACGCCAAATGGTACGACAGGTATAAGATTTGCATGTGCTATTTTCATAATGGCACTTACGTCTCCTGTGGAACGTGGGAACACTACTATATCTGGCAAGTTCATTGCATGATGGGATTCATCTTTGCCATGTAGCTCTCGTACCGTATCGTTTGTCGACACTTGCTCATCCGATAATACCTCTCTAAGTTGATTTACTATTAGCTCTACTGCAACAGTCATTCCAATCCCTCCAAACTTTCTGATAAATCTAATTTATCATGCGATTAGTGGAAATGGAATGTCCTGTTTACAAAAAATCAGTGTGCAAATACTTTTTCTAACTTTTGTACGAATGCTTCTTGTTCTTCATTAGTTGATTGTTGCCACCATTTTTCGAAAAATACACCTAGGCCAGGTAGTAAATGCTCCTCGCCACGTGAAATG
Proteins encoded in this region:
- a CDS encoding FecCD family ABC transporter permease; this encodes MKKWIIALLWLLPFLVAIVSLGVGRFEVGLDHIIKILTSQLFPIEQTWTKMEETVVMNVRLPRILLALLIGGGLAIAGAGFQGMFGNPLVSPDILGVSAGAGFGASLGILLFGQNFSAQIMALLFGLGAIGFTFLVAGAKKNAPIFMFVLAGVVTSALFNALISLIKFVADPEEKLPAITYWLMGSLGTATYKDLYIGGPLILIGILLLYLLRWRINILTLPEDEAKSMGIPVARLKWLVIFGATLITAASVAVAGIVGWVGLIIPHVARMLVGNNNQFVLPVSVAIGSVYLLIIDDLARSLTATEIPLSILTAIIGAPFFAYLLRRSGGGWG
- a CDS encoding FAD-binding oxidoreductase, which translates into the protein MTVAVELIVNQLREVLSDEQVSTNDTVRELHGKDESHHAMNLPDIVVFPRSTGDVSAIMKIAHANLIPVVPFGVGSSLEGNAIPIANGISIDFSEMNTILDIRPEDLLVKVQPGVTRAQLNKELKKHGLQFTVDPGADATLGGMAATNASGTTAVRYGVMRDQVRDLEVVLADGTVIHTGNLAAKSSSGYHLNGLFVGSEGTLGCFTELTLQVYGIPEFVTAGRAVFETVGDAVSAVAALLQAGISIGRVELVDEASITQVNIYNETSYDEKPTLFLEFHGNDAGMQADIAFATEIFEDFGCTSVEFEQDNAARNKLWEARHTLAYAYIHAYPGKKLMSTDVCVPISKLAETILYAREQLNNVGLAGGIVGHVGDGNFHALLMLDPTDSNERAQADRFNEHIVQYALLRGGTCTGEHGVGIGKMKYQSMEHGASLLVMKSIKTALDPHNIMNPGKIFNV
- the sspI gene encoding small acid-soluble spore protein SspI, whose product is MNFQIRDAITANVHGQSAAEFKDIVQDAISRGEEHLLPGLGVFFEKWWQQSTNEEQEAFVQKLEKVFAH
- a CDS encoding ABC transporter ATP-binding protein; translated protein: MKIEVVDGNYYYEKRRTKMPHLYAKDINFTLASGEIMAILGPNGAGKTTMLKCITGLLDWKKGKTLIDGKPLSAMDRKELWKRVGYVPQAHKMVFGFTVEELVVMGRAPYISTLAQPSAKDMEAAHAALNTIGITHLAKKSCNEISGGELQLALIARTLVSNPEVLILDEPESHLDIQKQIVILQTIKRLSKERGISCIINTHYPNHAFYLADRVLMTAKEKDVIYGDVQEVMTESRMKEFFGIELKKIIYEEEDYFVETMVPRALGQNVI
- a CDS encoding ABC transporter substrate-binding protein codes for the protein MKKYGFLATLALAAMLAACGDKDEGAVTEQPSETSDVQTTAEEKVVTDQLGREVTIPGKIERVVTGGILPYFSTWYVATNSTKEIVGMHPNSYNAAKNSILSKISPDVLNAETSYIQNGEVNVEELLKIDPQLYVEISTNEDSINKVTEAGIPVVAVKAIDAAAAEPLATFNSWLTLTSKITGTTDRADRFLQEGKKVQSELDAKLKDIAKEDKPRALILFMHNDKSITVGGSNFFGNQWLNATGAIDVAEKDVQGRKEVNMEQIYSWNPDIIYITNFTETQPEDLLENKVDGQDWSQVKAVQDGKVYKIPLGIYRWFPPSGDAPLMLKWMAQKNHPALFTYKIEDEIKTYYKDFYEFDVTDEEIHDILNPSSDAAKY